In Saccharothrix syringae, the following are encoded in one genomic region:
- a CDS encoding BTAD domain-containing putative transcriptional regulator, whose product MSDQENGVRVELLGPVRLWVGSRAVDPGAPRPRAVLAVLASHPGSVVPRDDLVAAVWDAGAPATAVGNLHTYVSALRKALEPGRGRGEPWRLLTSTGAGYRLRVAPGAVDSVEFARLVEQARGRFAEADVHGAFASADAALALWRGEVMPGLPGPFVTAQRARLEELRTAVVELRAEAGLAAGRHAELVDGLAALVAEHPLRGRPRELLMRALHACGRGAEAVDTYREFRAALVDALGIEPGPELRRLHDRILADDPAPLISAPGPAAPRSGVPRTAVTGAGAPRAGLSVVGLSRAGLPGTAAPRVVSRAAAVPAAPVLAGRAAELAVVEELVRDLGWGRGGRLWVEGEPGIGKSALVATVLDRAARAGARVAHGVAEELGRRFPLGLALDCLDITGRSTDERGAAIWRALRDDRAGQSVLVSIDPVFSVIEDMVALVAARCADGPVVLALDDLQWSDDASVVLWHRLLRLTEHLPLLLVGATRPLPNRSDLRRLRRDVDASGGALFDLAPLDDHAVAAVIGDVVGAPPGAGLRRVAERAAGNPLYVREIADALLRDGVVRLDEGVADVAADSLDRAPRSLVSAVTSRLGYLTDATRDVLRWAALLGGEFTVGDVAAVLGKPVTDVVEPLDEAIAAGVLRDAGLRLAFRHPVIRQALYEGTPLALRVALHQQAARTLARSGAPVEHVAGQLLAADGGSGAWVGRWLAGAVPLLTYRAPLVAVELLRRAVEPGVDLGDPARGAVLTAQLASVLFRIGRDAEAESCARRALPLLADPDLAAQTRWILAYVPYRASRAEEALVILDDALADPALPEAWRARLVSLVALVQRAGVGEVERSAASAREAIALGEAAGDRFAVGQALEVLWQVDAVRRDYAGAVGHLDRALDVVGVDVGLTDLRLVLLDNRAFTLQCLDRLDDATADLRLAAEIAGQGAPAAGVQVAGAVHDFWLGRWDDATARLSAVLDDDPAFTGFGLREGGPVLLLHGVGALIAAHRDDQAALDRHLEAGTTLPLVTAADRENCDFLMAARAVACARRGDVAEAMAVLRTILDARYAQMMLRHQWLPDLVRLALDHGDDATARAATEACEEEAAVETRPARAATAALRCRALLDGDPDGMAEVVRRYRAVGRLFELAQSVEDHAVLLGRAGRAEESADVLREAVALHLRLGARWDARCAAERVRGRGLGAGAGRALERSRARWSPNRS is encoded by the coding sequence ATGTCCGATCAGGAGAACGGCGTGCGGGTCGAGCTGTTGGGGCCGGTGCGCCTGTGGGTCGGGTCGCGCGCGGTGGACCCGGGGGCGCCCCGGCCGCGCGCCGTGCTGGCCGTGCTGGCGTCGCACCCCGGCTCGGTGGTGCCGCGCGACGACCTGGTCGCGGCCGTGTGGGACGCGGGCGCGCCGGCCACCGCCGTCGGGAACCTGCACACCTACGTGTCGGCCCTGCGCAAGGCGCTGGAACCCGGGCGGGGACGGGGTGAGCCGTGGCGGCTGCTGACCTCCACCGGTGCCGGCTACCGGCTGCGGGTGGCGCCCGGCGCGGTGGACTCGGTGGAGTTCGCGCGGCTGGTGGAGCAGGCGCGGGGGCGGTTCGCCGAGGCCGACGTGCACGGCGCGTTCGCCTCGGCCGACGCCGCGCTGGCGCTGTGGCGCGGCGAGGTGATGCCCGGGTTGCCCGGTCCGTTCGTGACGGCGCAGCGGGCCAGGCTGGAGGAGCTGCGGACCGCCGTCGTCGAGCTGCGGGCCGAGGCCGGGCTCGCGGCGGGGCGCCACGCCGAGCTGGTGGACGGGCTGGCCGCGCTGGTCGCCGAGCACCCGCTGCGCGGGCGCCCGCGCGAGCTGCTGATGCGGGCCCTGCACGCGTGCGGGCGCGGTGCCGAGGCCGTGGACACCTACCGGGAGTTCCGGGCCGCCCTGGTGGACGCGCTGGGCATCGAGCCGGGGCCCGAGCTGCGCCGGCTGCACGACCGCATCCTCGCCGACGACCCCGCCCCGCTCATCTCGGCACCCGGCCCGGCCGCGCCGAGGAGCGGGGTGCCGAGGACGGCCGTGACGGGAGCGGGGGCGCCGAGAGCGGGGTTGTCGGTGGTCGGGTTGTCGCGAGCGGGCTTACCGGGGACCGCGGCGCCCCGAGTCGTGTCGCGGGCGGCCGCGGTGCCGGCCGCGCCGGTGCTCGCGGGTCGCGCGGCGGAGCTGGCGGTCGTCGAGGAGCTGGTCCGCGACCTCGGGTGGGGGCGCGGCGGGCGGCTGTGGGTCGAGGGCGAGCCGGGCATCGGCAAGTCCGCCCTGGTCGCCACGGTCCTGGACCGCGCGGCGCGGGCGGGCGCGCGGGTCGCCCACGGCGTCGCCGAGGAGCTGGGCAGGCGCTTCCCGCTCGGCCTGGCGCTGGACTGCCTGGACATCACCGGCCGGTCCACCGACGAGCGCGGCGCGGCGATCTGGCGCGCGCTGCGGGACGACCGGGCGGGCCAGTCGGTCCTGGTGTCGATCGACCCCGTCTTCAGCGTGATCGAGGACATGGTGGCCCTGGTCGCCGCCCGGTGCGCGGACGGACCGGTGGTGCTCGCGCTCGACGACCTCCAGTGGTCCGACGACGCGAGCGTCGTGCTGTGGCACCGCCTGCTGCGGCTGACCGAGCACCTGCCGCTGCTGCTGGTCGGCGCGACCCGGCCGCTGCCGAACCGGTCCGACCTGCGCAGGCTGCGCCGGGACGTCGACGCTTCCGGCGGCGCGCTGTTCGACCTGGCCCCGCTGGACGACCACGCCGTCGCCGCCGTCATCGGCGACGTGGTCGGCGCGCCGCCGGGTGCCGGGCTGCGCCGGGTCGCCGAGCGGGCGGCGGGCAACCCGCTGTACGTGCGGGAGATCGCCGACGCGCTGCTGCGCGACGGCGTGGTGCGCCTGGACGAGGGCGTGGCCGACGTGGCCGCGGACTCCCTCGACCGGGCGCCGCGGTCCCTGGTCTCCGCGGTCACCAGCCGGTTGGGGTACCTGACCGACGCCACCCGCGACGTGCTGCGCTGGGCGGCCCTGCTCGGCGGCGAGTTCACCGTGGGCGACGTGGCCGCCGTGCTGGGCAAGCCGGTCACCGACGTGGTCGAGCCGCTGGACGAGGCCATCGCGGCGGGCGTGCTGCGCGACGCCGGGCTGCGGCTGGCCTTCCGCCACCCGGTGATCCGGCAGGCGCTCTACGAGGGCACGCCGCTGGCGCTGCGGGTGGCGCTGCACCAGCAGGCGGCCCGGACCCTGGCGCGGTCCGGCGCGCCGGTCGAGCACGTCGCCGGCCAACTGCTGGCCGCGGACGGCGGGTCCGGCGCCTGGGTGGGCCGCTGGCTGGCGGGCGCGGTGCCGCTGCTGACCTACCGCGCGCCGCTGGTCGCGGTGGAGCTGCTGCGCCGCGCGGTCGAGCCGGGCGTGGACCTCGGGGACCCGGCGCGGGGCGCGGTGCTGACGGCCCAGCTGGCGAGCGTGCTGTTCCGCATCGGCCGCGACGCCGAGGCCGAGTCCTGCGCGCGGCGCGCCCTGCCGCTGCTGGCCGACCCGGACCTGGCCGCGCAGACCCGGTGGATCCTCGCCTACGTGCCCTACCGGGCCTCGCGCGCCGAGGAGGCGCTGGTCATCCTGGACGACGCGCTGGCCGACCCGGCCCTGCCGGAGGCGTGGCGGGCGCGGCTGGTGTCGCTGGTGGCGCTGGTGCAGCGGGCGGGCGTCGGCGAGGTCGAGCGCTCCGCGGCCAGCGCCCGCGAGGCGATCGCCCTGGGCGAGGCCGCGGGCGACCGGTTCGCCGTCGGCCAGGCGCTGGAGGTGCTGTGGCAGGTCGACGCGGTGCGGCGGGACTACGCCGGCGCGGTCGGCCACCTGGACCGCGCCCTGGACGTTGTGGGCGTCGACGTCGGCCTGACCGACCTGCGGCTGGTGCTGCTGGACAACCGGGCGTTCACCCTCCAGTGCCTCGACCGGCTCGACGACGCGACCGCCGACCTGCGCCTGGCCGCCGAGATCGCGGGCCAGGGCGCCCCGGCGGCGGGCGTGCAGGTGGCCGGCGCCGTGCACGACTTCTGGCTGGGGCGCTGGGACGACGCCACCGCGCGACTGTCCGCCGTGCTCGACGACGACCCCGCGTTCACCGGCTTCGGCCTGCGCGAGGGCGGCCCCGTCCTGCTGCTGCACGGCGTGGGCGCCCTCATCGCCGCGCACCGCGACGACCAGGCCGCCCTGGACCGGCACCTGGAGGCGGGCACGACCCTGCCGCTGGTCACCGCCGCCGACCGGGAGAACTGCGACTTCCTCATGGCCGCCCGCGCGGTGGCCTGCGCGCGGCGCGGTGACGTCGCCGAGGCGATGGCCGTGCTGCGCACCATCCTGGACGCCAGGTACGCGCAGATGATGCTGCGCCACCAGTGGCTGCCCGACCTGGTGCGGCTGGCGCTGGACCACGGCGACGACGCCACCGCGCGCGCCGCCACCGAGGCGTGCGAGGAGGAGGCCGCCGTGGAGACCCGCCCGGCACGGGCGGCGACCGCGGCCCTGCGCTGCCGGGCCCTGCTCGACGGCGACCCGGACGGCATGGCCGAGGTCGTGCGCCGCTACCGCGCGGTGGGGCGGCTGTTCGAGCTGGCGCAGTCCGTCGAGGACCACGCGGTGCTGCTCGGCCGGGCCGGTCGGGCCGAGGAGTCGGCGGACGTGCTGCGCGAGGCGGTCGCGCTGCACCTGCGGCTGGGCGCGCGGTGGGACGCCCGGTGCGCGGCCGAGCGGGTCCGGGGGCGCGGGCTCGGCGCCGGGGCCGGCCGCGCCCTGGAGCGCAGCAGGGCCCGCTGGTCGCCCAACCGCTCGTAG
- a CDS encoding MFS transporter, whose protein sequence is MSTTDHLAVPAPTSAQCWSPRLWGVLAVLCLVLFLDGLDVSMVGVALPSIGAELGMTTTSLQWLVNGYVLGYGGLLLLGGRTADLLGRRRVFLVALAVFAAASLVGALVDDGTLLIVTRFVKGVAAAFTAPTAMSILTTTFAEGPARNRALSIFTVFGASGYSSGLILGGLLTTAGWRWTFLTPVPLALLALAVGHRLIPRDRPEAEGGHDLIGAATLTGGMLLAVYTVVAAPEQGWLSLTTIASALLAAALLTTFFITESRIRHPLIRLGILRVGSVVRANLSLVALFGSYLSFQFMMTIYLQDVLRWSPLQMALALLPAGVLVAVGSPFVGRLIDRYGTAPLILTSMVSLSLGYAWFLLTAGTAPDYAVSVLPTMILLGGGFAFGFSSIMAQATDGIADHEQGLASGLVQTSGQVGAALVLAGVTALVAGTPHAADFGQFHPGVNLVTAVAVVGLALNVVPLARRYRLARS, encoded by the coding sequence GTGTCCACGACCGATCACCTCGCAGTCCCCGCACCGACGTCCGCGCAGTGCTGGTCGCCGCGCCTGTGGGGCGTGCTGGCGGTGCTGTGCCTGGTCCTGTTCCTCGACGGCCTCGACGTCTCGATGGTCGGCGTCGCCCTGCCCTCCATCGGCGCCGAGCTCGGCATGACGACCACGTCCCTGCAGTGGCTGGTCAACGGCTACGTCCTCGGCTACGGCGGCCTGCTGCTCCTCGGCGGCCGCACCGCGGACCTGCTCGGCCGCCGGCGCGTGTTCCTGGTGGCCCTGGCCGTCTTCGCGGCCGCGTCACTGGTCGGCGCCCTCGTCGACGACGGCACCCTGCTGATCGTCACGCGCTTCGTCAAGGGCGTGGCCGCGGCCTTCACCGCGCCGACGGCCATGTCCATCCTCACCACGACCTTCGCCGAGGGCCCGGCCCGCAACCGGGCGCTGTCGATCTTCACCGTGTTCGGCGCGAGCGGCTACTCCTCCGGCCTGATCCTGGGCGGCCTGCTCACCACGGCGGGCTGGCGCTGGACGTTCCTCACCCCGGTCCCGCTGGCGCTGCTGGCGCTGGCCGTGGGCCACCGCCTGATCCCGAGGGACCGCCCGGAGGCGGAGGGCGGCCACGACCTCATCGGCGCGGCGACCCTGACCGGCGGCATGCTGCTGGCCGTCTACACCGTGGTGGCGGCACCCGAGCAGGGCTGGCTGAGCCTCACCACCATCGCCTCGGCCCTGCTGGCGGCCGCGCTGCTGACGACGTTCTTCATCACCGAGAGCAGGATCAGGCACCCCCTCATCCGCCTGGGCATCCTGCGCGTCGGCAGCGTCGTCCGGGCCAACCTCAGCCTCGTGGCGCTGTTCGGCTCGTACCTGAGCTTCCAGTTCATGATGACGATCTACCTGCAGGACGTCCTGCGCTGGTCCCCGCTCCAGATGGCCCTGGCCCTGCTGCCCGCGGGCGTCCTGGTGGCCGTCGGCTCCCCGTTCGTGGGCAGGCTCATCGACCGCTACGGCACCGCGCCGCTCATCCTGACCTCGATGGTCTCCCTGAGCCTCGGCTACGCGTGGTTCCTGCTCACCGCCGGCACCGCGCCCGACTACGCGGTCTCGGTGCTGCCCACCATGATCCTGCTGGGCGGCGGCTTCGCCTTCGGCTTCAGCTCGATCATGGCGCAGGCGACCGACGGCATCGCCGACCACGAGCAGGGGCTGGCGTCCGGGCTGGTCCAGACCTCGGGCCAGGTGGGCGCCGCCCTCGTGCTGGCCGGGGTGACCGCGCTGGTGGCCGGCACCCCGCACGCCGCCGACTTCGGCCAGTTCCACCCCGGCGTCAACCTGGTCACCGCGGTCGCGGTGGTCGGCCTGGCGCTCAACGTGGTCCCGCTGGCCCGCCGCTACCGACTGGCCCGTTCCTGA
- a CDS encoding MarR family winged helix-turn-helix transcriptional regulator, with protein MSAESRLVDRWRELSSCYHDLAGRLDRALEDGHGVSLNEFETLDRLAAHDGESCRMLDLGGVIHLSQSALSRTVARLERDGLVERAMCAEDRRGVFVRITEQGRARHAEARRTHLAILADCLGARG; from the coding sequence ATGTCCGCGGAGTCTCGCCTCGTCGACCGGTGGCGGGAGCTGTCGAGCTGCTACCACGACCTCGCCGGGCGCCTCGACCGCGCCCTGGAGGACGGGCACGGGGTGAGCCTCAACGAGTTCGAGACCCTGGACCGGCTGGCCGCCCACGACGGCGAGAGCTGCCGGATGCTCGACCTCGGCGGGGTCATCCACCTGAGCCAGAGCGCCCTGTCGCGCACCGTCGCCCGGCTGGAGCGCGACGGCCTGGTCGAGCGCGCGATGTGCGCCGAGGACCGGCGCGGCGTGTTCGTCCGGATCACCGAGCAGGGGCGCGCCCGGCACGCCGAGGCCCGCCGGACCCACCTCGCGATCCTCGCCGACTGCCTGGGGGCGCGCGGCTGA
- a CDS encoding putative bifunctional diguanylate cyclase/phosphodiesterase: MSQPDPVPDSRPDSRHAGRARELLARKWAYLLSGVAVIPLSAEELDAELRGCLDALCSAVTGDPLDAAAVELVGERVVALGYVGEDGLRRTAEVLGKGLPALPEFQPVDAHAERIALVIGALATGFLTANRRAVFEQQERMQLSLLKAVRDARWNLRQTQARFDEVVTSSASGVMVVDLDGRLVRTNRALGDILGLEAAELVDASLFDLVHPDTVGMLRQAMRAAVEGRLDRVRQSQRLLRRNGDVARISLTASLLRDAEGAPSHFVAVVEDGTELMLLQGELNRQALHDVLTGLPNRQFFGTHLESAVRRADPAHGVTLLHLDLDAFGMVCDGLGRRAGEQLLVHVARRLKSVVALEKAMVARFDGDEFGILVENTAGTPDIATIAAAVNRELAEPVYVDGHGLALSASIGVARGTSRDQDPTELLRAADQALRRARTGRRGQWELFDPGRDLADRTAHALAVGMPGAWEQGEITVRYRPVVRLADGAVAGVEAVLHWDREGGEVPHGRIVELAEKTGLILPLGEWLLDTAGHRVQWWRNGFTGPLTVALTAHQASDADLVSRVVRVLERTGLPADRLVVGIPVAAAAVPEAADNLGVLAEMGVRTSLDDFGLGPDDLAAARALEVDAVRVAGRLADLRAATAGALVPALRDSGVVVTVDGITAVGQAARWRDAGAHLATGPHFGPDRPAAEFRSDL; the protein is encoded by the coding sequence AGCCGGATCCCGTACCCGATTCCCGACCGGATTCCCGGCACGCCGGGCGCGCCCGGGAACTCCTGGCGCGCAAATGGGCGTACCTGCTCAGCGGCGTCGCGGTGATCCCGCTGTCCGCGGAGGAACTGGACGCGGAACTGCGCGGTTGTCTCGACGCCCTGTGCTCGGCCGTGACCGGTGATCCCCTCGACGCCGCCGCGGTCGAGCTGGTCGGCGAACGCGTCGTCGCACTGGGTTACGTCGGCGAGGACGGTTTGCGCCGCACCGCCGAAGTCCTCGGCAAGGGGCTCCCCGCACTGCCCGAGTTCCAGCCCGTCGACGCGCACGCGGAACGCATCGCCCTCGTGATCGGCGCGCTGGCCACCGGTTTCCTGACCGCCAACCGGCGGGCCGTGTTCGAGCAGCAGGAGCGGATGCAGCTGTCGCTGCTCAAGGCCGTGCGCGACGCCCGGTGGAACCTCAGGCAGACCCAGGCGCGGTTCGACGAGGTGGTCACGTCCTCGGCGAGCGGCGTCATGGTCGTGGACCTGGACGGGCGGCTGGTGCGGACCAACCGCGCGCTCGGCGACATCCTCGGCCTCGAAGCCGCCGAGCTGGTCGACGCGTCCCTGTTCGACCTCGTCCACCCCGACACGGTCGGGATGCTGCGCCAGGCGATGCGGGCCGCGGTCGAGGGCAGGCTGGACCGCGTCCGGCAGTCGCAGCGGCTGCTGCGCCGCAACGGCGACGTCGCGCGGATCTCGCTGACCGCGTCCCTGCTGCGCGACGCCGAGGGCGCGCCGAGCCACTTCGTCGCGGTCGTCGAGGACGGCACCGAGCTGATGCTGCTGCAGGGCGAGCTGAACCGGCAGGCGCTGCACGACGTGCTCACCGGCCTGCCGAACCGCCAGTTCTTCGGCACCCACCTGGAGAGCGCGGTGCGGCGGGCCGACCCGGCGCACGGCGTGACGCTGCTGCACCTGGACCTCGACGCGTTCGGCATGGTGTGCGACGGCCTCGGCCGGCGCGCGGGCGAGCAGCTGCTGGTGCACGTGGCGCGGCGGCTGAAGTCCGTGGTGGCACTGGAGAAGGCGATGGTCGCCCGCTTCGACGGCGACGAGTTCGGCATCCTGGTGGAGAACACGGCGGGCACACCGGACATCGCCACGATCGCCGCCGCCGTCAACCGGGAGCTGGCCGAACCCGTGTACGTCGACGGGCACGGCCTGGCGCTGTCCGCGTCGATCGGGGTGGCGCGGGGCACGTCGCGCGACCAGGACCCGACCGAGCTGCTGCGGGCGGCCGACCAGGCGCTGCGTCGGGCCAGGACCGGCAGGCGCGGCCAGTGGGAGCTGTTCGACCCGGGCCGCGACCTGGCGGACCGCACCGCGCACGCCCTGGCCGTCGGCATGCCGGGCGCGTGGGAGCAGGGCGAGATCACCGTCCGCTACCGCCCGGTGGTGCGCCTGGCCGACGGCGCCGTCGCGGGCGTGGAGGCGGTGCTGCACTGGGACCGCGAGGGCGGGGAGGTGCCGCACGGGCGCATCGTGGAGCTGGCCGAGAAGACGGGGCTGATCCTGCCGCTGGGCGAGTGGCTGCTCGACACCGCCGGTCACCGGGTCCAGTGGTGGCGCAACGGTTTCACGGGACCGCTGACCGTCGCGCTGACCGCGCACCAGGCGTCCGACGCGGACCTGGTGTCGCGGGTGGTCCGGGTCCTGGAGCGCACCGGCCTGCCGGCGGACCGCCTCGTGGTGGGCATCCCGGTGGCCGCGGCGGCGGTGCCCGAGGCGGCGGACAACCTCGGCGTGCTGGCCGAGATGGGCGTGCGGACCTCGCTGGACGACTTCGGCCTCGGCCCGGACGACCTGGCCGCCGCGCGGGCCCTGGAGGTGGACGCGGTCCGCGTGGCCGGGCGCCTGGCGGACCTCCGGGCGGCGACCGCGGGCGCCCTGGTGCCCGCCCTGCGCGACAGCGGCGTGGTCGTCACCGTCGACGGCATCACCGCGGTCGGGCAGGCGGCCCGGTGGCGGGACGCGGGCGCGCACCTGGCCACCGGCCCGCACTTCGGCCCCGACCGACCGGCCGCCGAGTTCCGCTCCGACCTGTAG